One Methanococcus aeolicus Nankai-3 DNA segment encodes these proteins:
- a CDS encoding MBL fold metallo-hydrolase, producing the protein MLKIIYDGILIREGNTITEASSSIVFIRTKKNNIIIDTATKDKKDLIINELNKLGLTPDDITIVINTHDHWDHVENNDLFKNAKLITYKNYKELNNEDEEIEIVETPGHTYDSISVIYDDYIVAGDATPLKNNILQDIEPKLNVDSELAKKTLKWIKSLKKKIITGHEGEVDYY; encoded by the coding sequence ATGTTAAAAATTATTTATGATGGGATACTAATAAGAGAGGGAAATACAATAACAGAAGCCTCTTCCTCAATAGTATTTATACGGACTAAAAAGAATAACATTATTATAGATACAGCTACAAAGGATAAAAAAGATTTAATTATAAATGAATTAAATAAATTAGGACTGACTCCCGATGACATCACAATAGTAATAAATACCCATGACCATTGGGACCATGTAGAAAATAACGATTTATTTAAAAATGCAAAATTAATAACCTACAAAAATTATAAAGAACTAAATAATGAAGATGAGGAAATTGAAATAGTAGAGACCCCAGGGCATACTTATGATAGTATTTCTGTAATATATGATGATTATATTGTGGCAGGAGATGCAACACCTTTAAAAAATAATATATTGCAGGATATTGAACCAAAATTAAATGTCGATAGTGAGCTTGCAAAGAAAACATTAAAATGGATAAAAAGTTTAAAAAAGAAAATAATTACTGGACACGAAGGGGAAGTAGATTATTATTAA
- the gatB gene encoding Asp-tRNA(Asn)/Glu-tRNA(Gln) amidotransferase subunit GatB, translating into MDETVSMKCGLEIHVQVDTNSKLFCTCPTNYNEVEPNTNICPVCMAHPGARPMPPNKKAVDMAIMVAKMLGCEIVLDKDIYFQRKHYNYPDLPSGYQRTSVPVGEHGKFLGVGITEVHLEEDPGQYKPDLGVVDYNRSGTPLIEIVSDPDIKSPEEAKEFLRQLLRLFNYIGNLRGEGSMRADVNISVNYNGVQGNRVEVKNVNSIKGVYKVLKYEFIRQKNILRRGGEIKRETRAFMEAQLITKAMRSKETADDYRHIPDPDLQPIVINKEWVKTVEEKMPETPMDKEKRFVEQYGIKLEDAKVMVADLALADVFETVVSELGKEKENISLAVIWIRNELRRVLAYNNIDFLESRLKPEHITELIQLITGKTISQKIGKKVIEIMVENKGEKTPKQIIKELGLTVIDSEAVLETACKEAIENNPKAVDDYLTGNEGALNFVVGQVMRATRGRAQPNKVVEILKKLINK; encoded by the coding sequence ATGGATGAAACAGTATCAATGAAATGCGGTTTAGAAATACATGTGCAAGTAGATACAAATTCTAAATTATTTTGCACATGCCCTACAAATTACAACGAAGTAGAACCAAACACAAATATATGTCCTGTTTGTATGGCTCACCCCGGGGCAAGACCCATGCCACCAAACAAAAAAGCAGTAGATATGGCAATAATGGTTGCCAAGATGCTTGGTTGTGAGATTGTATTGGATAAAGATATTTACTTCCAAAGAAAACACTATAATTACCCAGATTTGCCAAGCGGATACCAAAGAACTTCTGTTCCAGTTGGGGAGCATGGTAAATTTTTAGGTGTTGGAATTACAGAGGTTCATTTGGAGGAAGACCCAGGACAATATAAACCAGATTTAGGAGTTGTAGATTATAATAGAAGTGGAACTCCACTAATAGAAATCGTATCCGACCCAGATATAAAAAGCCCAGAGGAAGCAAAAGAGTTTTTAAGACAGCTTTTGAGATTATTTAATTATATTGGAAATTTAAGGGGAGAGGGCTCTATGAGGGCTGATGTAAATATATCTGTTAATTATAATGGAGTTCAAGGCAATAGGGTAGAGGTAAAAAATGTTAATTCCATCAAAGGAGTTTATAAAGTTTTAAAATATGAATTTATTAGGCAAAAAAACATATTAAGAAGAGGCGGAGAGATAAAAAGAGAGACTCGAGCATTTATGGAAGCTCAACTTATCACAAAAGCTATGAGAAGTAAAGAAACCGCAGACGATTACAGGCATATTCCAGACCCCGACCTTCAACCCATTGTAATAAATAAGGAATGGGTAAAAACAGTTGAGGAAAAGATGCCAGAAACCCCAATGGACAAAGAAAAAAGATTTGTAGAGCAATATGGCATAAAATTAGAAGATGCTAAGGTTATGGTTGCCGACCTTGCCCTTGCCGATGTTTTTGAAACTGTTGTAAGTGAATTGGGTAAGGAAAAAGAAAATATATCTCTTGCCGTGATTTGGATAAGAAATGAATTAAGAAGGGTATTAGCATATAATAATATAGATTTCCTTGAAAGCAGATTAAAACCAGAACATATAACAGAATTAATACAGTTAATCACCGGAAAAACCATAAGCCAAAAAATTGGTAAGAAAGTTATAGAGATTATGGTAGAAAATAAGGGAGAAAAAACACCAAAACAAATAATTAAGGAGTTAGGTTTAACAGTTATCGATTCTGAGGCCGTTCTTGAAACAGCATGTAAAGAAGCCATTGAAAATAATCCAAAAGCTGTCGATGATTATTTAACTGGAAATGAGGGGGCTCTTAACTTTGTAGTTGGTCAAGTTATGAGAGCAACCAGAGGAAGGGCACAACCAAATAAAGTTGTTGAAATATTGAAAAAATTAATAAATAAATAA
- a CDS encoding aldehyde ferredoxin oxidoreductase C-terminal domain-containing protein has protein sequence MNIIINVSEKNYENIDGTYFPLNWGMELHKKYKTYELHPYDENNVFCFGRGVLPIIGGNRLIFSFKSPLWESFHFSAMGGAGYQFKDTGLKNVGIIGKCEKPSLLVINGENNAIEIDYIDMEDYVKNYTNIYDLNNYILDKFKDKNYRALIVGPSSINSNMGAVLSQTVRNGKFVEGSEDWAARGGIGSALYRAHNILGVVYCGDKNNSSNKEEKELKSKLKAIVEEYYEKPLTKVIIEGTKKYRFDKEINTGGTFGCNYVSLKDKAPMFNWKMIYMGKEERTELHKRLLTYFVGKFNEESTNPKKWTNCGEPCPVLCKKYRLDGLKVDYEPYSANGPQIGVFDIHATDKVVHRIDAMGYDAIEMGELLSWVFELLDIGLLKPEEVGINKPKFSPSDFKTEEDMLNNSNYNSSQAVELVNIIAFEKNEIGKILALGKRKASQIFNDKFKDRLKEGEKFEDYAVYVPFGKSGEMAPTLYWAIGNFMPYLIQGKYLTHYKYGVFFEPEKLSQLSVARTLEEATLENLGICRFHRVWINPVIKDLVNEIMGIDFDLEENTRNLIKDIYEYNKKICPNPHKIESNRVKDIIALGAEEFGDEKWSKLFKEDRDKYIDEYVKRAMSEYSKLLDIDWNIKD, from the coding sequence TTGAATATTATAATAAATGTTTCAGAAAAAAATTATGAAAATATAGATGGGACATATTTTCCATTAAATTGGGGCATGGAGCTCCACAAAAAATACAAAACATATGAACTACATCCATACGACGAAAACAATGTTTTTTGTTTCGGCAGAGGGGTTCTTCCAATAATTGGGGGCAATAGACTAATATTTTCATTTAAATCTCCATTGTGGGAATCATTTCATTTTTCAGCAATGGGCGGAGCAGGATATCAATTTAAAGATACAGGATTAAAAAATGTGGGCATAATTGGAAAATGTGAAAAACCAAGTTTATTGGTAATAAATGGGGAAAATAATGCCATAGAAATAGATTATATTGATATGGAGGATTATGTAAAAAACTATACAAATATTTACGATTTAAATAACTACATATTGGACAAATTCAAAGATAAAAATTATAGGGCATTAATTGTAGGTCCGTCCTCAATTAACTCAAATATGGGTGCAGTATTATCTCAAACAGTGAGAAACGGAAAATTTGTTGAAGGTTCTGAGGACTGGGCAGCAAGAGGCGGTATAGGTTCTGCATTATATCGAGCACATAACATATTAGGGGTTGTATATTGTGGGGATAAAAATAATTCATCAAATAAAGAAGAAAAAGAGCTAAAAAGTAAATTAAAGGCAATAGTGGAAGAATATTATGAAAAGCCACTCACAAAGGTAATAATCGAAGGCACTAAAAAATATCGATTTGATAAAGAAATAAACACAGGGGGGACTTTTGGCTGTAATTATGTATCATTAAAGGATAAAGCACCAATGTTTAATTGGAAAATGATTTATATGGGCAAAGAAGAAAGAACCGAATTACATAAAAGATTATTAACATATTTTGTCGGAAAATTCAACGAAGAATCAACAAATCCTAAAAAATGGACAAATTGCGGGGAGCCATGTCCTGTATTATGTAAAAAATATAGGTTAGATGGTTTAAAAGTGGATTATGAACCATATAGTGCAAATGGTCCCCAAATAGGGGTATTTGATATACATGCCACAGATAAAGTTGTGCATCGTATAGATGCTATGGGGTATGATGCCATTGAAATGGGGGAGCTCCTCTCATGGGTATTTGAGTTATTGGATATTGGGCTATTAAAACCAGAGGAAGTTGGAATAAACAAGCCCAAATTTAGCCCTTCGGATTTTAAAACTGAGGAAGATATGCTAAATAATTCAAACTACAACAGTTCCCAGGCTGTGGAATTAGTAAATATAATAGCATTTGAAAAAAATGAAATAGGAAAAATACTTGCATTGGGTAAAAGAAAGGCATCTCAAATATTTAACGATAAATTTAAAGATAGGTTAAAAGAAGGGGAAAAATTCGAAGATTATGCCGTTTATGTCCCATTTGGAAAAAGTGGGGAAATGGCTCCAACGCTGTATTGGGCTATTGGTAATTTTATGCCCTATCTTATTCAAGGAAAATATTTAACCCATTATAAATATGGAGTATTTTTTGAACCTGAAAAATTATCTCAATTAAGTGTTGCAAGAACTTTGGAGGAGGCAACCCTTGAAAATTTAGGTATTTGTAGATTCCATAGAGTATGGATAAATCCAGTAATTAAAGATTTAGTAAATGAAATTATGGGTATTGATTTTGATTTAGAGGAAAATACTCGAAATTTAATTAAAGATATATATGAATACAATAAAAAAATATGTCCAAATCCTCATAAAATAGAAAGTAATAGAGTTAAAGACATAATAGCACTTGGTGCGGAAGAATTTGGAGACGAAAAATGGAGTAAATTGTTTAAAGAAGATAGGGATAAATATATTGACGAATATGTAAAAAGAGCAATGAGTGAATATAGTAAATTATTAGATATAGATTGGAATATTAAAGATTAA